The Erigeron canadensis isolate Cc75 chromosome 4, C_canadensis_v1, whole genome shotgun sequence genome window below encodes:
- the LOC122596157 gene encoding protein phosphatase methylesterase 1 encodes MEALPEETQIQNENQKDDHQLESQSPSSAFSSKPIRPPTQTSSQKYSPLDWHGYFDNEDDVSIPNSNDVFHIYTAGKDGPVVLCLHGGGYSGLSFAISARIIKEKARVVAMDLRGHGKTSTENEIDMSIETLCSDVQAVVKTMYGDAPPAIVLVGHSMGGSVAVHVAAKKMLHSLAGLVVVDVVEGTAMASLMHMQKILSNRVQHFPSIEKAIEWSVRSGSLGNIESARISIPGTVKYDDSQQCYRHRARLEETEQYWRGWYEGLSEKFLSSPVAKLLLLAGTDRLDRALTIGQMQGKFQMVVVRHTGHAIQEDVPDEFASLILNFISRNRIGPHGVEIPGIRKLSQPHA; translated from the exons ATGGAAGCGCTTCCGGAGGAAACTCAAATTCAAAATGAAAATCAGAAAGATGATCATCAACTGGAATCGCAATCCCCTTCTTCTGCTTTCTCCTCAAAACCCATCCGTCCCCCCACTCA GACATCTTCACAGAAGTACTCCCCTTTAGATTGGCATGGCTATTTTGACAATGAGGATGATGTTTCCATTCCTAACTCAAATGAT GTCTTTCACATCTATACTGCAGGAAAAGATGGACCGGTTGTTCTTTGTCTTCACGGCGGTGGCTATTCTGG GCTCTCGTTTGCGATTTCAGCTCGTATAATCAAGGAGAAAGCAAGAGTAGTGGCAATGGACCTAAGAGGACACGGGAAAACATCCACGGAAAATGAAATTGACATGTCTATTGAG ACTCTATGTAGCGATGTCCAAGCCGTTGTGAAGACAATGTATGGAGATGCTCCGCCAGCAATTGTGCTTGTTGGCCACAG TATGGGTGGTTCCGTTGCAGTCCATGTAGCTGCGAAGAAAATGCTACATAGTCTGGCTGGACTCGTGGTTGTTGATGTTGTTGAG GGGACAGCTATGGCTTCATTGATGCACATGCAGAAGATTCTGTCAAATCGGGTGCAGCATTTTCCAAGTATAGAGAAAGCG ATCGAGTGGAGTGTGAGATCTGGATCTTTAGGAAACATCGAATCCGCTCGAATATCAATTCCCGGGACTGTGAAGTATGATGATTCACAGCAATG TTACCGTCACAGAGCACGATTGGAGGAAACAGAACAGTATTGGAGAGGATG GTATGAAGGCCTCTCTGAAAAGTTCCTATCATCTCCTGTCGCGAAGCTCTTGCTGTTAGCTGGAACAGATAGACTTGACAG GGCTCTCACAATCGGACAGATGCAGGGTAAGTTTCAAATGGTGGTTGTCCGACATACCGGTCATGCAATACAG GAAGATGTACCTGATGAATTTGCATCCCTTATACTCAATTTCATTTCGCGTAACCGAATAGGTCCTCATGGAGTCGAG ATTCCTGGAATCCGCAAGCTATCGCAGCCTCATGCTTGA